The following proteins come from a genomic window of Solwaraspora sp. WMMA2065:
- a CDS encoding peptide deformylase: MTMRPIRIIGDAVLRTPAEPVTDFDDTLRALVTDLMDTLLGAPGRAGVAAPQIGVSARVFVYDADGHRGHVVNPRLEPPAGALSPDDTDTDDEGCLSIPGLYFPTTRARHATVHGVDQHGQPVTVTGSGFLARALQHETDHLDGRLYVDTLRGDTRRRALREIRAAHWARR, encoded by the coding sequence ATGACCATGCGCCCGATCCGGATCATCGGCGACGCCGTGCTGCGCACCCCCGCCGAACCGGTCACCGACTTCGACGACACCCTGCGCGCACTGGTCACCGACCTGATGGACACCCTGCTCGGCGCCCCCGGTCGCGCCGGCGTCGCCGCCCCGCAGATCGGCGTCAGCGCCCGCGTGTTCGTCTACGACGCCGACGGCCACCGCGGCCACGTCGTCAACCCCCGGCTCGAACCACCCGCCGGCGCCCTGTCACCCGACGACACCGACACCGACGACGAAGGCTGCCTGTCCATCCCCGGCCTGTACTTCCCGACCACCCGCGCCCGCCACGCCACCGTCCACGGCGTCGACCAGCACGGCCAACCCGTCACCGTCACCGGCAGCGGATTCCTCGCCCGCGCCCTGCAACACGAAACCGACCACCTCGACGGCCGCCTCTACGTCGACACCCTGCGCGGCGACACCCGCCGCCGGGCGCTGCGTGAGATCCGCGCCGCCCACTGGGCCCGCCGCTGA
- a CDS encoding DUF5999 family protein, with product MCQHQPICPSADAVDREAARVVACFREQGWSLLCNGVIVFEDTGELLPDGSSIAPHRGPARHALAA from the coding sequence ATGTGCCAGCACCAACCGATCTGTCCCTCGGCTGACGCCGTCGACCGGGAAGCGGCCCGCGTCGTCGCCTGCTTCCGCGAACAGGGCTGGAGCCTGCTCTGCAACGGTGTCATCGTTTTCGAGGACACCGGCGAGCTGCTTCCCGACGGCAGCAGCATCGCCCCGCACCGCGGCCCCGCCCGGCACGCCCTCGCCGCCTGA
- the gcvP gene encoding aminomethyl-transferring glycine dehydrogenase, with translation MSASSLFVDRHVGIDPVAQQRMLDVVGYASIADLMDAAIPEVIRWRGRLDLPEPASEPEVTAALRRLADANTAAVSMIGAGYHGTHTPAVIRRNVLENPAWYTAYTPYQPEISQGRLQALLTFQTMVSDLTGLATANASMLDEATAAAEAMTLARRASKARSDVYVVDADTLPQTVAVLRTRAEPLGVQVRVCDVQAGLPDEFFGLHLQFPGVSGRLRDDAPVVAAAHAAGALVTVAADLLALTLLRPPGAYGADVAVGTTQRFGVPMGFGGPHAGYLAVRSGLERMLPGRLVGVSRDVAGDRAYRLALQTREQHIRRERATSNICTAQVLLAVMAAMYAVYHGPQGLTAIAQRTHAMAARLRAGLADGGVTVADGPLFDTVTAAVPGGAAAVVARAADRGVNLRLVDADTVAVACDETTTEEHLAVVWAAFGVAGYAGETPALLPAEWRRTGEFLTHEVFHAYRSETAMLRYLRRLADLDYALDRGMIPLGSCTMKLNAAVQMEPVSWPGFADVHPLAPAGQTAGYRRLIGELERWLAEVTGYDAVSVQPNAGSQGELAGLLAIRGFHRSRGQARRVVCLIPSSAHGTNAASAVMAGMRVVVVGCDADGNVDVDDAARLIAVHRDDLAAMMVTYPSTHGVYEDGIAELCARVHDAGGQVYVDGANLNALLGFARPGRFGADVSHLNLHKTFCIPHGGGGPGVGPVAVRAHLAPFLPGDPVGGDDADRPVVSGARYGSAGILPIPWAYLRLMGADGLVRATGAAVLAANYVAARLRPHFPVLYAGNKGLVAHECVLDLRALTRATGVTVEDVAKRLIDYGFHAPTMSFPVSGTLMVEPTESEDLAELDRFCDAMIAIRSEIDDVAAGRWPVADSPLRQAPHSAALVTADEWVLPYPRSVAAYPAGPGQRAGKYWPPVRRVDSAYGDRNLVCACPPPEAFAAG, from the coding sequence GTGAGTGCCTCGTCCTTGTTCGTCGACCGCCACGTCGGCATCGATCCGGTCGCCCAGCAGCGGATGCTGGATGTCGTCGGGTACGCCAGCATCGCTGACCTGATGGACGCCGCCATTCCCGAGGTGATCCGCTGGCGGGGCCGGCTGGACCTGCCGGAACCGGCCAGCGAGCCGGAGGTGACGGCCGCGTTGCGGCGGCTGGCCGACGCGAACACGGCGGCGGTGTCGATGATCGGCGCCGGCTACCACGGCACCCACACGCCGGCGGTGATTCGCCGCAACGTGCTGGAGAATCCCGCCTGGTACACCGCCTACACCCCGTACCAGCCGGAGATCAGCCAGGGCCGGTTGCAGGCGCTGCTGACGTTCCAGACGATGGTGTCGGATCTGACCGGGCTGGCCACGGCGAACGCGTCGATGCTCGATGAGGCGACCGCTGCGGCGGAGGCGATGACGTTGGCGCGGCGGGCGTCGAAGGCACGTAGCGACGTGTACGTGGTGGACGCCGACACGTTGCCGCAGACGGTGGCGGTGCTGCGGACCCGGGCGGAGCCGCTGGGCGTGCAGGTCCGGGTGTGTGACGTGCAGGCCGGCCTGCCGGACGAGTTCTTCGGGCTGCACCTGCAGTTCCCGGGCGTGTCGGGGCGGCTGCGTGACGACGCCCCGGTGGTGGCGGCGGCGCACGCCGCCGGGGCGCTGGTGACGGTGGCGGCGGACCTGTTGGCGTTGACGCTGCTGCGCCCGCCGGGGGCGTACGGTGCGGACGTGGCGGTCGGCACCACGCAACGGTTCGGGGTGCCGATGGGCTTCGGCGGTCCGCACGCCGGCTACCTGGCGGTGCGTTCCGGTCTGGAACGGATGCTGCCGGGACGGCTGGTCGGGGTGTCCCGGGACGTGGCCGGTGACCGGGCGTACCGGCTGGCGTTGCAGACCCGGGAACAGCACATCCGCCGGGAGCGGGCGACCAGCAACATCTGCACGGCGCAGGTGCTGCTGGCGGTCATGGCCGCCATGTACGCGGTGTACCACGGCCCGCAGGGGTTGACGGCGATCGCGCAGCGTACCCATGCGATGGCGGCCCGGTTGCGGGCCGGTCTGGCCGACGGCGGGGTCACGGTGGCGGACGGGCCGTTGTTCGACACGGTGACCGCGGCGGTGCCGGGTGGGGCCGCTGCGGTGGTGGCGCGGGCGGCGGACCGGGGGGTGAACCTGCGGCTGGTGGACGCCGACACGGTGGCGGTGGCGTGTGACGAGACCACCACCGAGGAGCATCTGGCGGTGGTGTGGGCGGCGTTCGGGGTGGCCGGGTACGCGGGGGAGACGCCGGCGCTGCTTCCGGCCGAGTGGCGGCGCACCGGTGAGTTCCTCACCCATGAGGTGTTCCACGCGTACCGCAGCGAGACGGCGATGCTGCGGTATCTGCGGCGGCTCGCGGACCTCGACTACGCCCTGGACCGGGGGATGATCCCGTTGGGGTCGTGCACGATGAAGTTGAACGCGGCGGTGCAGATGGAGCCGGTCAGTTGGCCGGGGTTCGCCGACGTGCACCCGCTGGCGCCGGCCGGGCAGACGGCCGGGTACCGGCGGTTGATCGGCGAGTTGGAGCGTTGGCTGGCGGAGGTGACCGGCTACGACGCGGTCAGTGTGCAGCCCAACGCCGGGTCGCAGGGGGAGCTGGCCGGGCTGTTGGCGATCCGCGGCTTCCACCGGTCGCGGGGGCAGGCGCGCCGGGTCGTGTGCCTGATTCCGTCGTCGGCGCACGGCACGAACGCGGCGAGCGCGGTGATGGCGGGCATGCGGGTGGTGGTGGTCGGCTGCGACGCCGACGGCAACGTCGATGTCGACGACGCGGCGCGGCTGATCGCCGTACACCGGGACGACCTGGCGGCGATGATGGTGACGTATCCGTCGACGCACGGCGTGTACGAGGACGGCATCGCCGAGTTGTGTGCCCGGGTGCACGACGCCGGCGGGCAGGTGTACGTCGACGGGGCGAACCTGAACGCGTTGCTGGGGTTCGCCCGGCCGGGCCGGTTCGGGGCGGACGTGTCGCACCTGAACCTGCACAAGACGTTCTGCATTCCGCACGGCGGCGGCGGGCCGGGGGTGGGGCCGGTCGCGGTGCGGGCGCATCTGGCGCCGTTCCTGCCGGGTGATCCGGTCGGCGGCGACGATGCCGACCGGCCGGTGGTGTCGGGCGCCCGGTACGGTTCGGCCGGGATTCTGCCGATCCCGTGGGCGTATCTGCGGCTGATGGGTGCCGACGGGCTGGTGCGGGCCACCGGGGCGGCGGTGCTGGCGGCCAACTATGTGGCGGCGCGGCTGCGGCCGCATTTCCCGGTCCTGTACGCCGGCAACAAGGGCCTGGTGGCGCACGAGTGTGTGCTGGACCTGCGGGCGTTGACCCGGGCAACCGGGGTGACCGTCGAGGACGTGGCGAAACGGTTGATCGACTACGGGTTCCACGCGCCGACGATGTCGTTCCCGGTGTCCGGCACGCTGATGGTGGAGCCGACCGAGAGTGAGGACCTGGCCGAGCTGGACCGGTTCTGCGACGCGATGATCGCGATCCGGTCGGAGATCGACGACGTCGCGGCGGGCCGGTGGCCGGTGGCGGACAGCCCGTTGCGGCAGGCACCGCACTCGGCGGCGCTGGTCACCGCCGACGAGTGGGTGCTGCCGTACCCGCGGTCGGTGGCGGCGTACCCGGCGGGGCCGGGGCAGCGGGCCGGGAAGTACTGGCCGCCGGTGCGGCGGGTCGACAGCGCCTACGGTGACCGGAATCTGGTGTGCGCGTGTCCTCCGCCGGAGGCGTTCGCCGCCGGCTGA
- a CDS encoding MerR family transcriptional regulator, with amino-acid sequence MPAQREPEPGSSDDVDGAGSDADAVGYRGVTACHAVGISYRQLDYWARTTLVVPSVRDASGSGSQRLYSFRDLVVLKVVKRLLDAGVSLQNIRKAIETLRSRGVGDLAGITLISDGTTVYECRSPEEVVDLLQGGQGVFGIAIGGAFKEIQGSLSQLPAEPAVTSEPEVVAPVAGGDELAARRARRRAG; translated from the coding sequence ATGCCCGCACAGCGAGAGCCGGAGCCGGGGTCGTCTGATGATGTGGACGGGGCCGGTTCGGACGCCGACGCCGTCGGCTATCGCGGAGTGACCGCCTGCCACGCGGTGGGGATCAGTTACCGGCAGTTGGACTATTGGGCGCGGACGACGCTGGTGGTGCCGAGCGTGCGTGACGCGTCAGGTTCGGGTTCGCAGCGGCTGTACTCGTTCCGCGATCTGGTGGTGTTGAAGGTGGTCAAGCGGCTGCTGGACGCCGGTGTGTCGCTGCAGAACATCCGCAAGGCGATCGAGACGTTGCGGTCGCGCGGGGTCGGGGACCTGGCGGGGATCACCCTGATATCGGACGGGACGACGGTGTACGAGTGCCGTTCCCCTGAGGAGGTCGTCGACCTGTTGCAGGGCGGCCAGGGTGTGTTCGGCATCGCGATCGGCGGGGCGTTCAAGGAGATTCAGGGGTCGTTGTCGCAGCTTCCGGCGGAGCCGGCGGTAACTTCCGAGCCGGAGGTGGTGGCTCCGGTGGCCGGGGGCGACGAGTTGGCGGCGCGGCGGGCGCGGCGACGCGCCGGCTGA
- a CDS encoding bifunctional nuclease family protein gives MRELSVVGVRVELPTNQPIVLLREVDGDRYLPIWIGAVEATAIAYEQQGVKPARPLTHDLLRDVLAAVRAPLQAVEITELKDNVFYADLVIGDSVRVSARPSDSIALALRVGAPIRCAEQVLSEAGILIPDEQEDEVEKFREFLDQVRPEDFAG, from the coding sequence GTGCGTGAGCTGAGCGTGGTCGGGGTGCGGGTGGAGTTGCCCACCAACCAGCCGATCGTGCTGCTGCGTGAGGTGGACGGGGACCGCTACCTGCCGATCTGGATCGGTGCGGTGGAGGCCACGGCGATCGCGTACGAGCAGCAGGGCGTGAAGCCGGCGCGGCCGTTGACGCATGATCTGTTGCGGGACGTGTTGGCCGCAGTGCGGGCACCGCTGCAGGCGGTGGAGATCACCGAGTTGAAGGACAACGTCTTCTACGCGGACCTGGTCATCGGTGACAGTGTGCGGGTTTCGGCGCGGCCGAGCGATTCGATCGCGTTGGCGTTGCGGGTCGGTGCTCCGATTCGTTGTGCTGAGCAGGTGCTGTCCGAGGCGGGCATCCTGATTCCGGATGAGCAGGAGGACGAGGTCGAGAAGTTCCGGGAGTTCCTGGATCAGGTGCGTCCGGAGGATTTCGCGGGCTGA
- a CDS encoding MerR family transcriptional regulator, with the protein MSIGEVLAQLRPEFPDTTISKLRFLEAEGLVEPQRTPSGYRKYSWDDLDRLRFVLTAQRDQYLPLRVIREQLAARDAESAAGRSRPTLVAVGPSGEVPGRSPVPAQAQPAQSRLSRTDLLSRSGLESATLAEVERLGLVVAVAPGWYDADALVIATAVAGLLRHGLEVRHLRAVRAAADRESGLFAQLVAPLARQSDPAARARAAETARELIGLSQQLHAALVRAGLREALGR; encoded by the coding sequence ATGAGTATCGGCGAGGTGCTGGCCCAGCTTCGCCCGGAGTTTCCGGACACGACGATTTCGAAGTTGCGGTTCCTGGAGGCCGAGGGCCTGGTGGAGCCGCAGCGGACGCCGTCGGGTTACCGCAAGTACAGCTGGGACGATCTGGACCGGTTGCGTTTCGTCCTGACGGCGCAGCGGGACCAGTATCTTCCGCTGCGGGTGATCCGTGAGCAGTTGGCGGCGCGGGACGCCGAGTCGGCGGCGGGCCGGTCGCGTCCGACGTTGGTGGCGGTCGGTCCGTCCGGTGAGGTGCCGGGCCGGTCGCCGGTGCCGGCGCAGGCTCAGCCGGCGCAGTCCCGGCTGAGCCGTACGGACCTGCTGTCCCGAAGTGGTCTCGAGTCGGCGACGTTGGCTGAGGTGGAGCGGCTGGGGCTGGTGGTCGCGGTGGCGCCTGGCTGGTACGACGCGGATGCGCTGGTGATCGCCACGGCGGTGGCGGGGCTGCTGAGGCATGGCCTCGAGGTGCGCCATCTGCGGGCGGTGCGGGCGGCTGCGGACCGCGAGTCGGGTTTGTTCGCCCAGCTGGTGGCGCCGTTGGCGCGGCAGAGTGATCCGGCTGCCCGGGCTCGGGCGGCGGAGACGGCGCGGGAGCTGATCGGGTTGTCGCAGCAGCTTCACGCGGCGCTGGTGCGGGCGGGTCTGCGGGAGGCGCTCGGCCGGTGA